Part of the Georgenia sp. TF02-10 genome, CGACGGCGTGGTCTGGAGGAAGACGCCGACGCTCTTCACCTCCACGCCGTTGTCGATGTTGCCGAGGACAGCGGGGGTGTCCGCCCAGCCGAAGTCGACCTCGCCGGCCCCGGCCGCCTGGGCGGTCTTCGTCGAGCCCTGGCCGGCCTCGATCTCGAGGTTGATCCCGTGCTCCTCGAAGATGCCCTCCTCGACGCCGTAGTAGAACGGTGCGTGCTCGCCGTAGGGGTACCAGTTGAGCATCAGGGTCACGTCGGTCGCGTCACCGGACGTACCGGATCCGCCCGCGGCGTCGGCGTCGGCATCGGTGCCGCCGCCGCACGCGGCGAGCGCCAGAATTGTCAGGGCGAGCGCGGCGCTGCCCGTGGTCTTGCGGATGGGACGAGTCATGGTTCGGGCTCCAGGGGTCGTGGGAGGGCTGCTTGTCTGTGGGCGCGGGCGCACGGCTGTGCGTCCGCGCGTCGGCTCACGCCGGTACGTCTGCGCGAGGAGTCACGCCGGTGCCGGCGGGAGGACTCATGCCTGGCCGATGACGGCGGCACCGGCCGCGCCGCGCCGGGAGGCGTGCCAGGGGATCAGGAGGTGCTCGGCGAGCTGGATCACGGCGAAGAGCAGGATGCCCAGGACCGACATGATGACCAGGGCGGCGAAGAGCATCGCCGTGTCCATGGTGCCGTTGGCCTGGAGGATCACGTACCCCAGGCCCTCGTTCCCGCCGACGAACTCGCCGACCACGGCACCGGTGACGGCCAGGGTCGCGGCGACCTTGAGCCCGGAGAGCAGCTGCGGGAGGGAGGCCGGGAACTGGATCTTCCGGAACGTGTTGAACCGGCTCGCGCCCATCGTCTTGGCCAGGTCGAGGGTCTCCGGGTCCACCGACCGCAACCCGGCGAGCCCGGACACGACGATGGGGAAGAACGCCATGAGCACGGCGATCGTCACCTTGGGGGCGACACCGAAGCCCAGCCACACCACGAACAGCGGCGCGACGGCGATCTTGGGGATCACCTGGGCGACCAGGATGATCGGGTACGCGGTCAGCTCGAGGTTCTTGGAGTAGACCATGAGGATGGCGACGAGCTCCCCGACGACGAAGGCGATGAGGAAGCCGAGGACCGTCTCGTAGGTGGTCACCCAGGTGTGGTCCATCAGGTACGCCCAGTGCTCCGCGCCGGTGCTCCAGGTATCCCCCGGGGAGGGCAGCACGTACGGCTTCACCCAGCCCTGGGCGGTGACGAGCCACCACAGCGCGAGCGCAAGGACGAGGAAGGTGAGGGAGCGCCAGCTCCCCGCCCAGATCTGCCGGGCCCTGGCCCGCCCCGTCCGGGGCGACGCCGGTCGGTCCGGTCCCGGCGGGGGTGCCGCGGGGGAGGCTTCGACTGGTTGCAGCTGGGTCACAACGATCTCCGCGTCATCGAGGAAGTGGGATACCGCTTTCCCACTCGACGCTATGACACTCGCCACAGTGAGTCAAGAGGCCAGGGCCATCCGGCCGGGAGTCCGGCGTAGGACGCCCGGCGCGTCGGCGTCAGGTCCGCCGCTCCCCCGGCATGACGCCTCCGCTGCCCTGCTCTCCGCCGGAACCAGCCTTCTCCGTCTACGTCGAGACCCAGCGAGGCGACGGCGAGCGAGCGAACCGAGCTCGACGGCTGGCCCCCGCGGGCCGCTCCGGCGACCGGCCCTGACCGGCGCCACCCGCCGCGTGGGGTTGACGGCAGGCCTGTCCTCGCCCTAGCGTGGAAAGCGCATTCCCGACCACGCCCGCCTCACTCGACGGAGAGAACCCATGACCGCCACCCTGCGCATCGCCATGAACGGCGTCACCGGCCGGATGGGCTACCGCCAGCACCTGGTCCGCTCCATCCTGGCCATCCGGGACGCCGGCGGCGTCGAGCTCACGGACGGCAGCCGCGTCCAGGTCGAGCCGGTCCTGGTCGGCCGCAACGCCGACAAGCTCGCCGAGCTCGCCGCGCGGCACGACGTCGCCGAGTGGAGCACCGACCTCGAGGCCACCCTCGCCGACCCCACCGTCGACATCTACTTCGACGCCCAGGTCACGTCCCGCCGGGCGGCCGCGCTGACCGCGGCGATGCGCGCCGGCAAGCACGTCTTCACCGAGAAGCCGACCGCCGAGACCCTGCCCGAGGCGGTCGAGCTCGCCCGCCTCGCCCAGCAGACCGGGGTGACCGCCGGCGTCGTGCACGACAAGCTCTACCTGCCCGGCCTGGTCAAGCTCCGCCGCCTGGTCGAGGAGGGCTTCTTCGGCCGGATCCTGTCCCTGCGCGGGGAGTTCGGCTACTGGGTCTTCGAGGGCGACAGCCAGCCGGCCCAGCGCCCGTCGTGGAACTACCGCGCCGAGGACGGCGGCGGGATCACCACCGACATGTTCTGCCACTGGAACTACGTCCTGGAGGGCATCCTCGGCACCGTGGAGTCGGTGACCGCCAAGGCCGTCACGCACATCCCCACCCGCTGGGACGAGCGCGGCAACCCCTACACCGCCACCGCCGACGACGCGGCGTACGGCATCTTCGAGGTCACCACCCCGGGCGGGGACCCGGTGATCGCGCAGATCAACTCCTCCTGGGCGGTGCGCGTCTTCCGCGACGAGCTCGTCGAGTTCCAGGTCGACGGCACGCACGGCTCCGCCGTCGCCGGGCTGCGCCGGTGCGTGGCCCAGCAGCGCGCGCACACCCCGATGCCGGTGTGGAACCCGGACCTGCCGGTCACCGAGCCGTTCCGCGAGCAGTGGCTGGAGGTCCCGGCGAACGCCGACCTGGACAACGGCTTCAAGCTCCAGTGGGAGGAGTTCCTGCGCGACGTCCTGGCCGGCCGACCGCACCGCTACGGGCTGCTGTCCGCCGCCCGCGGCGTCCAGCTCGCCGAGCTCGGCCTGCGCTCCTCCGCCGAGGGCCGGCGGGTCGAGGTCCCGCCGGTCACCCTGGACGAGGTCCCGCCGGTCTCGGTGGACGACGGCGCCCGGCCGGCTGCCGACGGCGCGGGGCAGGCTGCCGACGGCGGTGGCCCGCCCACCGACGGCGACTCGCGCGTCGTGCCCGCCCAGGTGTCGGCCGCGGCCGCGGGCGACGGCGCCACGGGGGTCGCCCGATGAGCACCCAGCCGCTGACCGCCCCGAGCGTCCTCCTCCCCGGGCCCGACGGCGCCCGGGCGCCCTACCGCCTCGGCGAGCCCGGGCCGTGGACCCGGCCGGCCCGGCCGCTGACCGCGCGGGTGGCCTACGCCGCTGCCCACGTGGTGCCGGCGGTCGGCGCCGACAACACCCCCGGCCGGCCCGCCGAGCTGGACTGGGACGCCACCCTCGCCTTCCGCCACCACCTGTGGTCCTACGGCCTCGGCGTGGCCGAGGCCATGGACACCGCCCAGCGCGGCATGGGCCTGGACTGGCCCGCCGCTGCCGAGCTCATCCGTCGCTCGGCCGCCGAGGCCCGGTCCGTCGGCGCCGCCATCGCCTGCGGGGCCGGCACCGACCAGCTCGACCTGGCCGACCTCGGCGCCGCCGCCGCCGGTGCCCCGGCCCGCGCCGTCGAGAACGGGCCGGGCACGGACATGCGCTCGCGCCGGACCACGACGCCCGCCGCCCTGGCCCGGGTCACCGACGCCTACCGCGAGCAGCTGGCCACCGTCACCGGTGCCGGGGCCAAGCCGATCCTGATGGCCTCCCGGGCCCTGGCCGCCGTCGCCCGCGACGCGGAGGACTACCTGACCGTCTACTCGGCGCTGCTGGCCGAGTCCACCGAGCCGGTGATCCTGCACTGGCTGGGCGAGGCCTTCGACCCGGCCCTGGCCGGGTACTGGGGCGCGCGCGACCCGTACGCCGCGGGCGAGACCGTGCTCGGGCTCATCGCCGCCCACCCCGGCAGGGTCGACGGGATCAAGGTCTCCCTCCTCGACGCCGAGCTGGAGGTGTGGCTGCGCGAGCGGCTGCCCGCCGGGGTGCGGATGTACACCGGGGACGACTACAACTACCCGGACCTCGTCGTCGGCGACGACCGCGGCCACTCCGACGCCCTGCTCGGGGTGTTCGCCGCCATCGCCCCGGCCGCCGCCACCGCGCTGCAGGAGCTCGAGCCCGGCGGCGACCGGGCCCGCGCCCACGAGATCCTCGCCGCCACCCAGGACCTGGGCCGGCACATCTTCGCCGCGCCCACCTACTACTACAAGGCCGGCGTCGCGTTCCTGGCCTGGCTGAACGGGCACCAGCCCGGCTTCCAGATGGTCGGCGGCCTGCACGCCGGCCGGTCGGTGCCGCACCTCGTCGAGCTCTTCCGGCTCGCCGACCGTGCCGGGCTCCTGCTCGCCCCCGACCTCGCCGCGCGACGGATGTCCCGGTTCCTCGCCGTTGCCGGCGTGGCCGAGGAGGGTTGGCGATGAGCAGCCGCCGAACCGGCGCCCCCGCGGGACCGGGCGCCGGCGCCGCGGGCCCAGGTACCAGCACCGCCACAGGCCCGGCTACCACCACCAGCGCCCCTGCGGGGCCGGTCATCACCACCACGGGCCCGGCCAGCGCCACTGGCACACCCGACCTGTCCCGCCTCTCCCTCAACACCGCCACCACCAAGGCCTGGACCCTCGAGCAGGCGGTCGAGGGCGCGGCCCGCGCCGGGCTGCCCGCGCTCGGGCTCTGGCGCGACCGCGTGGCCGAGGCCGGCCTCGAGCGGGCCGCGCGCCTGGTGTCCGAGGCCGGGCTGCGGGTGTCCTCGCTGTGCCGCGGCGGGTTCCTGACCGCTGCCGACGACGCCGGGCGCCGGGCCGCCGTCGCCGACAACCGCGCCGCGATCGTCGAGGCCGCCACGCTGGGCACCAGCGAGCTGGTCATGGTGGTCGGCGGGCTGCCCGCCGCGCCGGGGCCGGGGCTGCCAGCCGACCCGGGCGGCGACAAGGACATCCGGGGCGCGCGCGCCCGGGTCGCGGACCGGATCGGCGAGCTCGTGCCGTTCGCCGCCGAGCACGGCGTCCGGCTCGTGCTCGAGCCGCTGCACCCGATCTTCGCCGCCGACCGCGCGGTGCTGTCCACCCTGGGCCAGTGCCTGGACCTCGCCGAGCCGTTCCCGGCCGAGGCCGTGGGCGTCGTCGTGGACACCTACCACGTGTGGTGGGACCCGGACCTGGCCGCGCAGGTGGCGCGGGCCGGCGCGACGGGACGCCTGGCCGCGTACCAGGTGTGCGACTGGATCCTCCCCCTCGCGGCGGACCCCCTGCTCTCCCGCGGGTACATGGGCGACGGCTACGTGGACTTCCCCACCATCACCCGCTGGGTCGCCGACACCGGCTACCGCGGCGACGTCGAGGTCGAGATCTTCAACCAGGACGTCTGGGACACCCCCGGCGCTGACGTCCTCGCCACCGTCGCCGAGCGGTACGCCGCGCTGGTCCAGCCGTACCTGTAGCCGGCGGGCAGCACGACGCCGCGGACATGCTCCCGACGGCGCTCGGGACCGCCGGACGTAGACCTCACCGCACCCGCCGGCCACTGCGGTCACCGGCGCCTACTGGGCACCGGCCTCCCCCGCGCCCACTGGGAACAGCGCGCGCCCCGCGCTCTCGGTCCAGCGCTCGCCCGGCCCGCTCGGTACAGCGCGCACCGGGCCGAGCGGCGACGCCACCGCAGCTGCGGCACACATCCTGTGTAGTCGTTGAAGCGCTTTCCCGTCGACGGGAAAGCGCTTCAACGACTACACAGGATGACGCAGGCCTCCGGGCACGGCGCCCTCGCGCCGAGGATGCCGGCACCGCCCGCGCTCGGTGTCCGTCCGGCCGTCGGAGGACCGGGCACATCCGCAGCTGGGCCATCGAGCCACACCGGGCCACGGGCATGGGCACCGGCATCGGCATCGGCATCGGCATCGGCATCGGCATCGGCATCGAGGCCATCCGACCGTCGAGTCACCAGGCCCTCTTGTCCGGTGGGCCCAGGCGCTCGGCATGTCGCTGCTCGATGTGATGCAGGTCACTTGAGCCAACCCGACCCACCTTTGCGTCAACGCGGTTGACGCTCCTACCGTCCACATCAATCGTTTGACGCCAAGGGTGGACGCTGAGGAGCCGTCGATGCTGACGATGAAGGACATCGCCGAGGAGCTGGGAGTCTCCGTCTCCACGGTCTCGCTCGTCCTCAACGACCGGGACCGCGGGCGGGTCCGCCAGGACATCGCCGACCGGGTGCGGGCCCGGGCGGAGGAGCTCGGCTACGTCCCCAACCTCCTCGCCCGGGGGCTCAAGACCCGCCGCTCCCGCACCATCGGCCTGGTCGCCGACAAGGTCGCGACCGTGCCCTTCGCCGGCCAGATGCTGGCCGGCGCCCAGAGCGCCGCCTGGGAGGAGGGGTACCTCCTCATGGTCATCGACACCGGCGGCAACCGCGAGCTCGACGGGCCCGCCACCCGCGCGCTCCTCCAGCGCGACGTCGAGGCGCTCGTCATCGCGGCCGACTACCACCGCGAGGTCAGCGTCCCGCCCCACCCGCGCAGCGTGCCGGCGGTCGTCCTGGACGGCCGGCCTGCCGACGGCGACCCGGCCGACGCCGTCGTCCCGGACGACGAGGGCGGGGCCCGCGCGGCGACCGAGCACCTGATCGCCGCCGGCCACCGCCGCATCGGGCTGGTCAACATCGCCGGCGGCACGTTCGTCGCCTCGGAGCTGCGCCGGCGCGGCTACCAGGACGCCCACACCCGGGCCGGCCTGCCGCTGGACCCGTCGCTGGAGTGGAGCGTGCCCGACCCCTCCACACCCACGTCCTTCGGGCTCGCCCGCACCGTCCTGCAGGGCCCGGACCGCCCCACCGCCGTCTTCTGCTTCTCGGACCAGATCGCCCTGGCGTTCGCGCAGGTCGCCGCCACCCTCGGCATCCGGGTCCCGGAAGACCTGTCCCTCGTCGGGTTCGACAACCAGCACTTCGTCGCCGACGCCATGCTCCCCGGGCTGACCACCGTCCAGCTGCCGCACTTCGCGATGGGCGAGTGGGCCGCGCGCCGGGCGATCGCCCGCCTCCACGGCGCGGCGGACGAGTCGGGCGTCCTGGAGCGGATCCCGTGCGCCGTGGTGGAGCGCGCGTCGGTCAGCCCGCCTCCCAGTCCGTAGTTCCTCGCGCCCGTCAGTAGTCCCCGGCCGCGAGCCCGTCGTCTCCCCCGACCACGTGCCCGTCCACCAGCCACCAGCCGTCGTCCCCGCCGACCGCACGCCCGTCCCCGGGCCCCAAG contains:
- a CDS encoding ABC transporter permease, which encodes MTQLQPVEASPAAPPPGPDRPASPRTGRARARQIWAGSWRSLTFLVLALALWWLVTAQGWVKPYVLPSPGDTWSTGAEHWAYLMDHTWVTTYETVLGFLIAFVVGELVAILMVYSKNLELTAYPIILVAQVIPKIAVAPLFVVWLGFGVAPKVTIAVLMAFFPIVVSGLAGLRSVDPETLDLAKTMGASRFNTFRKIQFPASLPQLLSGLKVAATLAVTGAVVGEFVGGNEGLGYVILQANGTMDTAMLFAALVIMSVLGILLFAVIQLAEHLLIPWHASRRGAAGAAVIGQA
- a CDS encoding Gfo/Idh/MocA family protein, yielding MTATLRIAMNGVTGRMGYRQHLVRSILAIRDAGGVELTDGSRVQVEPVLVGRNADKLAELAARHDVAEWSTDLEATLADPTVDIYFDAQVTSRRAAALTAAMRAGKHVFTEKPTAETLPEAVELARLAQQTGVTAGVVHDKLYLPGLVKLRRLVEEGFFGRILSLRGEFGYWVFEGDSQPAQRPSWNYRAEDGGGITTDMFCHWNYVLEGILGTVESVTAKAVTHIPTRWDERGNPYTATADDAAYGIFEVTTPGGDPVIAQINSSWAVRVFRDELVEFQVDGTHGSAVAGLRRCVAQQRAHTPMPVWNPDLPVTEPFREQWLEVPANADLDNGFKLQWEEFLRDVLAGRPHRYGLLSAARGVQLAELGLRSSAEGRRVEVPPVTLDEVPPVSVDDGARPAADGAGQAADGGGPPTDGDSRVVPAQVSAAAAGDGATGVAR
- a CDS encoding dihydrodipicolinate synthase family protein — protein: MSTQPLTAPSVLLPGPDGARAPYRLGEPGPWTRPARPLTARVAYAAAHVVPAVGADNTPGRPAELDWDATLAFRHHLWSYGLGVAEAMDTAQRGMGLDWPAAAELIRRSAAEARSVGAAIACGAGTDQLDLADLGAAAAGAPARAVENGPGTDMRSRRTTTPAALARVTDAYREQLATVTGAGAKPILMASRALAAVARDAEDYLTVYSALLAESTEPVILHWLGEAFDPALAGYWGARDPYAAGETVLGLIAAHPGRVDGIKVSLLDAELEVWLRERLPAGVRMYTGDDYNYPDLVVGDDRGHSDALLGVFAAIAPAAATALQELEPGGDRARAHEILAATQDLGRHIFAAPTYYYKAGVAFLAWLNGHQPGFQMVGGLHAGRSVPHLVELFRLADRAGLLLAPDLAARRMSRFLAVAGVAEEGWR
- a CDS encoding sugar phosphate isomerase/epimerase, which produces MSSRRTGAPAGPGAGAAGPGTSTATGPATTTSAPAGPVITTTGPASATGTPDLSRLSLNTATTKAWTLEQAVEGAARAGLPALGLWRDRVAEAGLERAARLVSEAGLRVSSLCRGGFLTAADDAGRRAAVADNRAAIVEAATLGTSELVMVVGGLPAAPGPGLPADPGGDKDIRGARARVADRIGELVPFAAEHGVRLVLEPLHPIFAADRAVLSTLGQCLDLAEPFPAEAVGVVVDTYHVWWDPDLAAQVARAGATGRLAAYQVCDWILPLAADPLLSRGYMGDGYVDFPTITRWVADTGYRGDVEVEIFNQDVWDTPGADVLATVAERYAALVQPYL
- a CDS encoding LacI family DNA-binding transcriptional regulator — translated: MLTMKDIAEELGVSVSTVSLVLNDRDRGRVRQDIADRVRARAEELGYVPNLLARGLKTRRSRTIGLVADKVATVPFAGQMLAGAQSAAWEEGYLLMVIDTGGNRELDGPATRALLQRDVEALVIAADYHREVSVPPHPRSVPAVVLDGRPADGDPADAVVPDDEGGARAATEHLIAAGHRRIGLVNIAGGTFVASELRRRGYQDAHTRAGLPLDPSLEWSVPDPSTPTSFGLARTVLQGPDRPTAVFCFSDQIALAFAQVAATLGIRVPEDLSLVGFDNQHFVADAMLPGLTTVQLPHFAMGEWAARRAIARLHGAADESGVLERIPCAVVERASVSPPPSP